In Hemiscyllium ocellatum isolate sHemOce1 chromosome 16, sHemOce1.pat.X.cur, whole genome shotgun sequence, one genomic interval encodes:
- the zmat2 gene encoding zinc finger matrin-type protein 2 yields MASGSGTKNMDFRKKWDKDEYEKLAQKRLQEEREKRDAKPPVPIKRELLRHRDYKVDLESKLGKTIVITKTTPQSEMGGYYCNVCDCVVKDSINFLDHINGKKHQRNLGMSMKVERSTLDQVKKRFEVNKKKIEEKQKEYDFEERMKELREEEEKAKAYRKEKLKEKKRKAEEELTFEDDDEMAAVMGFSGFGSSKKNS; encoded by the exons ATGGCGTCGGGGAGTGGG ACAAAAAACATGGACTTCCGCAAGAAGTGGGACAAAGATGAGTACGAGAAATTGGCGCAGAAGCGGTTGCAAGAAGAAAGGGAGAAGCGAGATG caaAGCCTCCAGTACCCATCAAGCGTGAACTTTTACGTCACAGAGATTATAAAGTGGATTTGGAATCCAAATTAGGAAAAACCATCGTCATCACAAAAACGACACCCCAATCTGAAATGGGAGG ATATTACTGTAATGTTTGCGACTGTGTAGTGAAGGATTCCATCAACTTCCTGGATCATATCAATGGCAAAAAGC ACCAACGGAATTTGGGGATGTCAATGAAGGTGGAACGCTCGACTCTGGACCAAGTAAAGAAACGTTTTGAGGTCAATAAGAAGAAAATAGAGGAAAAGCAAAAGGAATATGATTTTGAGGAGCGCATGAAGGAACTCCGGGAAGAG GAGGAGAAAGCGAAGGCATACCGGAAAGAGAAACTGAAGGAGAAAAAGCGGAAAGCGGAGGAGGAGTTGACATTTGAAGACGACGATGAAATGGCAGCCGTGATGGGATTTTCTGGCTTTGGTTCGTCAAAAAAGAATAGCTGA